One window of Candidatus Tokpelaia hoelldoblerii genomic DNA carries:
- a CDS encoding Lipid-A-disaccharide synthase (bhsal07430): MTARVKIAVIAGEESGDLLGSDLIAALRHKTGRDIELVGVGGSHLESLGLRSLFDPDEIALMGLGAVLRKLPRLISLIGKTARFIAREKPDCLIVIDSPDFTHRVARKVRALAPDIPIVKYIAPSVWAWRPERAKAMRAFIDHVLVVLPFEVDVMKELQGPPATYVGHRLLSYPPLLAARKQRGKRKKHGGHKPAVVILPGSRRFEIRRLMPVFGEAVAELRRFVPEFEIILPALPRIEAELRVLARDWPAAPQIVVGEEAKWQALTQGDVALAASGTVSLELALLGIPTVLSYKADWFSRMFIMPKVTVWSAALPNIIADEPIVPEYFNEFVRSGMLARQLARHISDSAAREAQLDGFKRVAKLMRTDKPSGELAADAVWAVLQKNKV, translated from the coding sequence ATGACAGCCCGAGTGAAGATTGCAGTGATTGCGGGGGAAGAGTCGGGCGATTTGCTCGGGAGCGATCTGATTGCCGCTCTGCGCCACAAAACCGGGCGGGATATTGAGCTTGTCGGCGTTGGCGGCAGCCATCTGGAAAGCCTGGGGTTGAGGAGCCTCTTTGACCCGGATGAAATTGCCTTGATGGGGCTTGGCGCTGTGTTAAGGAAATTGCCGCGTTTGATCAGCCTGATTGGCAAAACAGCCAGATTCATTGCACGGGAAAAACCTGATTGCCTGATTGTCATTGACAGCCCTGATTTTACCCACCGTGTTGCCCGCAAGGTGCGGGCGCTCGCGCCGGATATTCCCATTGTCAAATATATTGCGCCTTCTGTCTGGGCGTGGCGGCCGGAACGGGCGAAAGCCATGCGGGCCTTTATTGACCATGTGCTGGTGGTGCTGCCGTTTGAAGTGGATGTGATGAAAGAGTTGCAGGGGCCGCCTGCAACCTATGTTGGCCATCGGCTTTTGTCCTATCCGCCTCTGCTTGCCGCGCGCAAACAGCGCGGTAAAAGAAAAAAGCATGGCGGGCATAAGCCGGCCGTGGTGATTCTGCCCGGGTCGCGGCGGTTTGAGATTCGCCGTCTGATGCCGGTATTTGGCGAGGCTGTCGCTGAATTGCGCCGCTTTGTGCCGGAGTTTGAGATTATATTGCCGGCCCTGCCCAGGATTGAGGCGGAACTGCGCGTGCTGGCGCGGGACTGGCCGGCCGCGCCGCAGATTGTTGTGGGTGAAGAGGCCAAATGGCAGGCTTTGACGCAAGGCGATGTGGCGCTTGCTGCTTCCGGCACAGTGTCGCTGGAACTGGCGTTGCTGGGAATCCCCACTGTGCTTTCCTATAAAGCTGACTGGTTTTCCAGAATGTTTATCATGCCGAAGGTAACCGTCTGGAGCGCGGCCTTGCCTAATATTATTGCTGATGAGCCGATTGTACCGGAATATTTTAATGAATTTGTCCGTAGCGGAATGTTGGCCCGCCAGCTTGCCCGCCACATATCTGACAGTGCAGCGCGTGAAGCGCAACTTGATGGTTTTAAACGTGTTGCGAAATTAATGCGGACTGATAAACCGTCAGGAGAACTTGCCGCTGATGCGGTATGGGCCGTGTTGCAAAAAAATAAGGTATAG
- a CDS encoding Hypothetical protein (bhsal07420) — protein MQEAGSGAAGTVLTGRTAVIAGNGRLPVAVANALRDTGQNPFLVLLRGEADKQLYDFEHCEISVVEFARLIESMQKAGVRNVVLAGGIVSRPHWRDLRFDIPTLKALPRLFRALGRGDDALLRAFIGLVESYGFRVVGAHQVVPVLLAPRGVRLTRKKAGKTEERNIEQATEAARQLGVLDVGQGAVAVGGRVVALEGAEGTDNMLKRVAEMRQERRIPREGGVLVKTMKPTQDKRADLPAIGPQTVKNAHQAGLYGIVVEADRSFILEFEKTMELADHYGMFIESR, from the coding sequence ATGCAGGAAGCGGGCAGCGGCGCGGCAGGTACGGTTTTAACAGGCAGAACGGCGGTTATCGCCGGCAATGGCCGGTTGCCGGTTGCTGTGGCCAATGCTTTACGGGATACGGGACAAAACCCGTTTCTTGTGCTTTTACGCGGTGAAGCGGATAAACAGCTCTATGATTTTGAACATTGCGAGATTTCAGTTGTTGAATTCGCCAGGCTGATTGAATCCATGCAAAAGGCGGGTGTGAGGAATGTCGTGTTGGCGGGGGGCATTGTCAGCCGCCCGCACTGGCGCGATCTGCGTTTTGATATTCCGACTTTGAAGGCTCTGCCAAGATTGTTCCGGGCTTTGGGCAGGGGAGATGACGCGCTGTTGCGCGCTTTTATCGGGCTTGTCGAATCCTATGGCTTCCGGGTTGTCGGGGCGCATCAGGTTGTGCCGGTTTTGCTGGCGCCGCGCGGGGTAAGGCTGACACGCAAAAAAGCCGGAAAGACGGAAGAGCGCAATATAGAGCAGGCAACAGAGGCAGCGCGGCAATTGGGGGTGCTTGATGTCGGGCAGGGGGCTGTGGCTGTCGGTGGCCGTGTGGTGGCGCTGGAGGGAGCGGAAGGCACGGATAATATGCTCAAACGGGTGGCAGAAATGCGGCAGGAACGGCGTATCCCGCGTGAAGGCGGTGTCCTGGTCAAAACGATGAAGCCGACGCAGGACAAGCGGGCGGATTTACCGGCCATCGGCCCGCAGACGGTTAAAAATGCCCATCAGGCCGGTTTGTACGGCATTGTGGTTGAGGCTGACCGCAGTTTTATTCTTGAATTTGAAAAAACCATGGAATTGGCCGATCACTACGGTATGTTTATTGAAAGCCGGTAA
- the gltX-2 gene encoding Glutamate--tRNA ligase (bhsal07450) — protein MNKPVITRFAPSPTGYLHIGGARTALFNWLYARHCGGKMLLRIEDTDRERSTEAAVHAILEGLAWLGLDWDGEPVSQFGRVERHREVAESLVAQGKAYYCYASPEELARMREEAKAAGKPPRYDGRWRDRDPSEAPAGVKPVIRIKAPQTGDTLVADRVQGDIRFPNKDLDDFILLRSDGTPTYMLAVVVDDHDMGVTHIIRGDDHLTNAARQSIIYNALGWKIPVMAHIPLIHGADGAKLSKRHGALGVEAYRAMGYLPVALRNYLARLGWSHGDDEIMSTAEMVEWFDIGDINKGAARFDFKKLEAINGQYIRATDDELLLQSMTDILPEVEGGAAMAQKLDDKHRARLLAAMPGLKERAKTLVELIDGAGFIFAARPLSPDEKAAAILDAEGRAVLKELLPVLEACETWTDEALNAAIRAHCESAGIKLGKAAQPLRAALTGRATSPGVFDVLVVLGREESLQRIADQVN, from the coding sequence ATGAACAAGCCTGTTATTACACGCTTTGCCCCTTCCCCGACAGGATACCTGCATATTGGCGGCGCACGCACAGCTTTGTTTAACTGGCTTTACGCCAGACATTGCGGTGGCAAAATGTTGCTGCGCATTGAGGATACAGACCGTGAACGCTCGACAGAGGCAGCCGTGCACGCCATTCTGGAAGGGCTGGCATGGCTTGGCCTTGACTGGGACGGCGAGCCTGTTTCGCAATTCGGCCGTGTGGAACGCCACCGCGAAGTCGCGGAGTCTCTGGTTGCACAGGGCAAAGCCTATTATTGCTATGCCTCACCGGAAGAACTCGCCCGGATGCGTGAAGAAGCCAAAGCCGCAGGCAAACCGCCGCGCTATGATGGCCGCTGGCGCGACCGTGACCCGTCAGAGGCGCCTGCCGGTGTCAAGCCGGTTATCCGCATCAAGGCGCCGCAGACCGGCGATACGCTGGTTGCCGACCGCGTTCAAGGTGATATACGCTTTCCTAACAAGGATCTGGATGATTTTATCCTGTTGCGTTCAGACGGTACGCCAACCTATATGCTTGCCGTCGTGGTTGATGACCATGATATGGGCGTGACCCATATTATCCGTGGTGACGACCACCTGACCAATGCCGCCCGCCAGAGCATCATTTATAACGCGCTTGGCTGGAAAATACCGGTGATGGCGCATATTCCGCTGATCCACGGCGCAGACGGCGCCAAGCTTTCCAAGCGCCACGGCGCTTTAGGGGTGGAAGCCTATCGCGCTATGGGGTATCTGCCGGTTGCGTTGCGCAATTATCTGGCACGGCTGGGCTGGAGTCATGGTGATGACGAAATCATGTCCACCGCAGAAATGGTTGAGTGGTTTGATATCGGCGACATCAACAAGGGGGCTGCACGTTTCGACTTTAAAAAGCTTGAAGCCATCAACGGCCAGTATATCCGCGCCACAGATGATGAATTGCTTTTGCAAAGCATGACTGACATTCTGCCGGAAGTGGAAGGCGGCGCGGCCATGGCGCAAAAGCTTGATGACAAACACCGTGCCCGGTTGCTTGCCGCCATGCCGGGCCTGAAAGAACGCGCCAAAACACTTGTTGAACTGATTGACGGTGCCGGTTTTATCTTTGCCGCACGCCCGTTATCACCGGACGAAAAGGCTGCCGCCATTCTGGACGCGGAAGGACGGGCTGTGCTGAAAGAGCTGCTGCCGGTTCTTGAAGCCTGCGAGACCTGGACGGATGAGGCGCTCAACGCGGCTATCCGCGCCCATTGCGAATCAGCCGGCATCAAGCTTGGCAAGGCTGCCCAGCCACTGCGCGCCGCATTAACCGGCCGCGCCACTTCGCCCGGCGTATTTGATGTGCTGGTAGTTCTGGGACGTGAGGAATCACTGCAAAGAATTGCTGATCAGGTCAACTGA
- a CDS encoding Hypothetical protein (bhsal07490) yields the protein MIKYIRPRISRLLPLSWPVRLEAENLPVILRAFGWFLALFYCCRGIFYWLLLTGVFSGDVWRFDLMPGSWRVLCTALAIAYPVAACGLWMGARWGRIVWIAAAVFESLCLTAYSGYFIWNIWLPLLNLLFLSGYYGMSFYLRFLNRNRKKEEDHAIVDY from the coding sequence GTGATAAAGTATATCCGGCCCCGTATATCGCGCCTGTTGCCCTTGTCCTGGCCTGTCCGTCTCGAAGCAGAAAACCTGCCGGTGATTTTGCGGGCTTTCGGCTGGTTTCTGGCCCTGTTTTATTGCTGCCGCGGCATATTTTACTGGTTGTTGCTGACGGGTGTTTTTTCGGGTGATGTCTGGCGTTTTGATCTTATGCCGGGCAGTTGGCGGGTGCTGTGTACAGCACTGGCCATCGCCTATCCTGTTGCGGCCTGCGGGCTGTGGATGGGCGCGCGCTGGGGCCGGATTGTATGGATTGCGGCCGCGGTTTTTGAAAGCCTGTGCCTGACGGCCTATTCCGGTTACTTTATCTGGAATATCTGGCTGCCTCTGTTGAACTTGCTGTTTTTGTCCGGTTATTACGGTATGAGTTTTTATCTGCGGTTTTTAAATCGCAACCGGAAAAAAGAAGAAGATCACGCCATTGTTGATTATTGA
- a CDS encoding 3-hydroxyisobutyryl-CoA hydrolase (bhsal07480) encodes MQVDFGGGGEIAFFREGRAGIIRLARPKALNALNEPMVEAMAKALQAWEDDASVSCILVEGDGRAFCSGGDIVAAWHAGKAGHPAYEFFEKEYALNAYIGRYSKPYVAFMDGIVMGGGAGISVHGSHRIVTENTVFAMPETAIGFYPDAGAGAYLPSMPYAMGAYLALTGNSIKWGDCLQSGIATHAIALEDYDVLRQALIEEGNPRPALEEVAVEPDYETDIQTRTLMAECFSGASVEDCLQRLQTKAGEGNEFAIQTLTTILARSPISVKVAFRHIVQCQRLGLDNVMAVENRITRHMIESHDFYEGIRALLIDKDKKPQWQLQTLEEVDETLVDVYFQANEQEENIKEVRV; translated from the coding sequence ATGCAGGTTGATTTTGGTGGTGGTGGGGAGATCGCATTTTTTCGTGAGGGACGGGCGGGGATTATCCGCCTGGCGCGCCCGAAAGCATTGAATGCGCTGAATGAGCCAATGGTTGAAGCAATGGCAAAGGCTTTGCAGGCATGGGAAGATGATGCCTCTGTCTCCTGTATTCTGGTGGAGGGGGATGGCCGCGCTTTCTGCAGCGGCGGTGATATTGTCGCTGCCTGGCACGCCGGCAAGGCAGGCCATCCGGCTTATGAATTTTTCGAGAAAGAATATGCGCTGAACGCTTATATCGGCCGCTATTCGAAGCCCTATGTCGCGTTTATGGACGGGATTGTCATGGGCGGCGGCGCCGGTATCTCCGTGCACGGCTCACACCGGATTGTGACGGAAAATACGGTTTTCGCCATGCCGGAAACAGCAATCGGCTTTTATCCTGATGCGGGGGCCGGGGCGTATCTGCCATCCATGCCCTATGCGATGGGGGCTTATCTGGCGCTGACCGGCAACAGCATAAAATGGGGCGACTGTCTGCAAAGCGGTATTGCCACCCATGCGATTGCTTTGGAAGATTATGATGTTTTGCGGCAGGCGCTGATTGAAGAAGGCAATCCGCGCCCGGCGCTTGAAGAGGTTGCCGTTGAGCCTGATTATGAAACCGATATTCAGACCCGCACCCTGATGGCGGAGTGTTTTTCCGGTGCAAGTGTTGAGGATTGTTTGCAGCGCTTGCAGACAAAGGCGGGAGAAGGCAATGAGTTTGCCATACAAACCCTGACAACGATTCTGGCGCGTTCGCCCATCAGCGTCAAGGTTGCTTTTCGCCATATTGTGCAGTGCCAGCGGCTGGGGCTTGACAATGTCATGGCGGTGGAGAACCGCATTACCCGCCATATGATAGAAAGCCATGATTTTTATGAGGGGATTCGTGCGCTGCTGATTGATAAGGACAAAAAGCCGCAATGGCAGCTGCAAACCCTTGAAGAGGTTGATGAAACCCTGGTTGATGTCTATTTCCAGGCAAATGAACAGGAAGAAAATATAAAAGAGGTGCGTGTGTGA
- the comEC gene encoding Competence protein ComEC (bhsal07460), with the protein MPENNGKMPTDEQRQWAHVTGVPPAWRPSGLVISVPDDVFFPVPEKQRSARFLRVVQGWLALEEAYGVRFLLVPVFAAAGVISYFSFVHEISWLRLVALALLMGALACLFRRIRFVALGFGFLAIAVAGALCARLEAARVATIMLGNETTTYMTGRIVALEETGYGYRLQLDVMATNRPALSARVERVQLSARTLPEGLAIGDGLDGLVRLRPPSGPVLPGSYDFSFHAYFRGIGAQGFFMGKPDKVDVPPPDGLLARLQIRVARLRQMMTQRIHAAIGGEAGAISAALITGQRGGISKETHKALRLAGISHILSISGLHMAMVSGMVLVAARAFTGLFPVFSSRHAPGKIAAVAALGISAFYLVLSGADVAAQRSFVMVAVMLVAVLCDRAAITMRNLALAALVTILIVPHEILGPSFQMSFSATAVLIAAFQWWNRRKSRKVHKDLQTSGLFSRFVLAPLVGTIASSVLAGTASGIFAAYHFNNTAPLGVLGNAVTFPLMSVIVMPFALLGAVLMPLHLEWLPLKIMGLGVWLVQRAAYWVAGLSPDFSPGAFPSSALAAFSIALVLLVFLRSPLRIMAIAAFVYGVILCAIAPRPLALIAENARLVAVLDKNGRLAVNTSQPQAFVLSNWKAAFRAEEVLRPRDHENMKDTLQSGFVCETFLFCHAPLANGKILAIVSNRLMADKACERGDIVLLDYSGDERPCPEGLTISRRELALYGSAVLYDTPEGTGIIWASGEPERPWNAHRRFAKAARGMP; encoded by the coding sequence ATGCCGGAAAATAATGGCAAAATGCCGACAGATGAACAGCGGCAATGGGCGCATGTTACCGGTGTCCCGCCTGCGTGGCGGCCGTCCGGCCTTGTCATATCCGTGCCGGATGATGTTTTCTTCCCTGTGCCGGAGAAGCAGCGCAGTGCGCGGTTTTTGCGTGTTGTGCAAGGCTGGCTGGCGCTGGAGGAAGCCTATGGCGTGCGTTTTCTGCTTGTGCCGGTTTTTGCCGCCGCCGGGGTGATCAGCTATTTTTCGTTCGTTCACGAAATATCATGGCTGCGCCTTGTTGCGCTGGCGCTTCTTATGGGTGCTTTGGCCTGTTTGTTCCGCCGTATCCGTTTTGTCGCACTGGGGTTTGGCTTTCTGGCTATTGCGGTTGCCGGCGCGCTGTGCGCCAGGCTTGAGGCAGCGCGTGTCGCAACCATTATGCTTGGCAATGAAACAACCACCTATATGACCGGCCGGATCGTGGCGCTGGAAGAAACCGGTTATGGCTATCGTTTGCAGCTTGATGTCATGGCAACAAACCGCCCCGCTTTATCAGCAAGGGTTGAACGGGTGCAGCTTTCCGCCCGTACCCTGCCGGAAGGTCTGGCAATTGGTGATGGCCTTGACGGGCTTGTGCGTTTGCGCCCCCCTTCGGGGCCGGTCTTGCCCGGCAGTTACGATTTCAGCTTTCATGCGTATTTTCGCGGCATTGGCGCACAGGGCTTTTTCATGGGAAAGCCGGACAAGGTTGACGTGCCGCCACCTGATGGCCTGCTGGCGCGGCTGCAAATCCGTGTCGCCCGTTTGCGGCAGATGATGACACAGCGTATTCATGCCGCGATTGGCGGTGAGGCCGGCGCGATTTCCGCGGCGCTCATTACCGGCCAGCGCGGCGGTATCAGCAAAGAGACTCATAAAGCCCTGCGCCTTGCCGGAATATCGCATATCCTTTCTATTTCGGGCCTGCATATGGCTATGGTCAGCGGCATGGTGCTGGTGGCTGCACGTGCTTTCACCGGTCTTTTCCCGGTATTCTCATCACGCCATGCGCCCGGAAAAATCGCCGCTGTCGCCGCACTTGGCATATCGGCGTTTTATCTGGTGCTGTCCGGGGCGGATGTTGCAGCGCAGCGCAGTTTTGTCATGGTTGCCGTCATGCTGGTTGCGGTCTTGTGTGACCGCGCGGCCATCACCATGCGCAATCTTGCCTTGGCGGCGCTGGTGACCATTCTGATCGTGCCGCATGAAATTTTAGGCCCAAGTTTTCAAATGTCGTTTTCGGCAACCGCAGTGCTGATCGCCGCGTTTCAATGGTGGAACCGGCGCAAAAGCCGTAAAGTGCATAAGGATTTACAGACATCAGGCCTGTTTTCACGTTTTGTGCTTGCTCCTTTGGTTGGCACGATTGCTTCATCGGTGCTGGCGGGCACGGCCAGCGGTATTTTTGCCGCCTATCACTTCAACAACACAGCGCCGCTCGGAGTGCTGGGCAATGCGGTGACCTTTCCGCTCATGTCTGTTATAGTGATGCCTTTTGCTCTTCTGGGTGCGGTTTTGATGCCGTTGCATCTGGAATGGCTGCCTTTGAAAATTATGGGGCTGGGGGTCTGGCTGGTGCAAAGAGCTGCTTATTGGGTGGCGGGATTATCGCCGGATTTCAGCCCGGGCGCTTTTCCGTCTTCAGCGCTTGCGGCTTTTTCCATCGCGCTGGTCTTGCTGGTGTTCTTGCGTTCCCCTTTGCGCATTATGGCCATTGCAGCATTTGTCTATGGGGTCATTTTGTGTGCCATTGCGCCGCGCCCGCTGGCGCTGATTGCTGAAAATGCCCGTCTTGTCGCCGTACTGGATAAAAACGGGCGGCTGGCGGTGAACACAAGCCAGCCGCAGGCTTTTGTTCTGTCAAACTGGAAAGCGGCGTTTCGGGCGGAAGAGGTTTTGCGTCCGCGAGACCATGAAAATATGAAAGATACTTTGCAATCCGGCTTTGTCTGTGAAACGTTTTTGTTTTGTCATGCGCCGCTTGCCAATGGTAAAATCCTTGCCATTGTCTCAAACCGGCTGATGGCAGACAAAGCCTGTGAGAGAGGCGATATCGTTCTGCTTGATTACAGCGGTGATGAAAGACCGTGCCCGGAAGGCCTGACAATCAGCCGCCGTGAACTGGCGCTTTATGGCTCTGCGGTGCTTTATGACACACCGGAGGGGACAGGGATTATCTGGGCGTCGGGTGAACCGGAACGGCCATGGAATGCCCATCGCCGTTTTGCAAAAGCGGCGCGCGGTATGCCGTAG
- the gltA gene encoding Citrate synthase (bhsal07440): MSKNHAKISIEGKTIELPVRKGTLGADVVEISSYYKQTGTFTYDPGFTSTASCESRITFIDGDKGVLLYRGYPIDELAEKGDFLETCYLLLYGELPTKTQKEDFDYRVQHHTMVHEQFSRFFHGFRRDAHPMAIMLAALGAMSAFYHDSIDITDPHQRMVASIRLIAKVPTLAAMAYKYSVGQPFVYPLNSLNYAENFLRMCFAVPCEEYKVNPVLAKAMDTIFTLHADHEQNASTSTVRLAGSSGANPFACIAAGVACLWGPAHGGANEACLKMLEEIGSVERIPEFIARAKDKDDPFRLMGFGHRVYKNYDPRARIMQQTCHAVLKELGIKDDPLLDIAMELERIALHDEYFIEKKLYPNVDFYSGITLKALGFPSSMFTVLFALARSVGWIAQWKEMVEDPAQKIGRPRQLYTGATERHYVPVKNRK, from the coding sequence ATGTCAAAAAATCATGCTAAAATCAGTATTGAAGGCAAAACAATCGAACTTCCTGTCCGTAAAGGAACCCTGGGAGCGGATGTGGTGGAGATATCATCATACTATAAACAGACCGGAACATTCACCTATGACCCCGGCTTTACCTCTACAGCCTCATGTGAATCCCGTATCACTTTTATTGACGGTGACAAGGGCGTGCTGCTCTATCGCGGCTACCCGATTGACGAACTGGCTGAAAAAGGCGATTTTCTGGAAACCTGCTATCTGCTGCTTTACGGGGAATTGCCGACAAAAACACAGAAGGAAGATTTTGACTACCGCGTCCAGCATCATACCATGGTGCATGAACAGTTTTCACGCTTTTTCCACGGTTTCCGCCGCGATGCGCACCCGATGGCGATCATGCTGGCAGCTCTTGGCGCCATGTCGGCTTTCTATCATGACTCGATTGATATCACCGATCCGCATCAGCGTATGGTTGCCTCCATACGGTTGATTGCCAAAGTGCCGACACTGGCCGCCATGGCTTATAAATACAGCGTCGGCCAACCTTTTGTGTATCCGCTCAATTCCCTCAATTATGCGGAAAATTTCCTGCGCATGTGTTTTGCTGTGCCTTGTGAGGAATACAAGGTTAATCCGGTTCTTGCCAAAGCAATGGACACAATCTTCACGCTGCACGCCGATCATGAACAGAACGCCTCAACCTCGACCGTGCGGCTGGCCGGATCTTCAGGCGCCAACCCGTTTGCCTGTATTGCTGCCGGTGTTGCCTGCCTGTGGGGGCCTGCGCATGGCGGGGCGAATGAAGCCTGCCTGAAAATGCTGGAAGAAATCGGTTCGGTTGAGCGGATCCCTGAATTCATCGCCCGTGCCAAGGACAAGGATGATCCGTTCCGGCTGATGGGCTTTGGCCACCGCGTCTATAAAAATTATGACCCGCGCGCCCGTATCATGCAGCAAACCTGCCATGCCGTCCTGAAAGAACTTGGCATCAAGGACGACCCGTTGCTTGATATTGCCATGGAACTGGAGCGGATTGCCCTGCATGATGAGTATTTCATCGAGAAGAAACTTTACCCCAATGTTGATTTCTATTCCGGTATCACGCTGAAAGCGCTTGGTTTCCCGAGTTCGATGTTCACCGTGCTGTTTGCCCTTGCCCGCTCTGTCGGCTGGATTGCCCAGTGGAAGGAAATGGTTGAGGATCCGGCACAGAAAATCGGCCGCCCGCGTCAGCTCTACACCGGCGCAACAGAACGCCACTATGTACCGGTCAAAAACCGGAAATAA
- the lpxA gene encoding Acyl-[acyl-carrier-protein]--UDP-N-acetylglucosamine O-acyltransferase (bhsal07410), which produces MAEAQIHPTAFVEDGAKLGKGTVIGPFCHIGAEAVIGKNCELMSHVVVTGATTIGDNAKIYPHAVLGGDPQNGRHKGGHTTLEIGKNCTIREGVTMHRGSDNSIGKTVVGDDCMFLAYAHVAHDCILGNHITFSNNVMIGGHVVIGDHVIIGGGGAVHQFVRVGHHAFVGGLAALVGDLIPYGSAIGVHAWLGGLNIIGMKRSGLERAEIHALRHAVPMLFDRSKPVRERAIDVLAAYPKSKAVADMISFIQSDDNKRSFCTPKMGSGNMAGV; this is translated from the coding sequence TGTCATATCGGGGCAGAAGCGGTGATTGGTAAGAACTGCGAGCTTATGAGCCATGTGGTGGTGACGGGCGCGACGACAATTGGCGATAACGCCAAAATTTATCCTCATGCAGTGCTGGGCGGAGATCCGCAAAACGGCCGTCACAAGGGGGGGCACACCACACTGGAAATCGGTAAAAACTGTACAATCCGTGAAGGTGTCACCATGCACCGCGGTTCAGATAACAGCATCGGCAAAACGGTTGTCGGTGATGATTGCATGTTTCTGGCCTATGCCCATGTTGCGCATGATTGTATTTTGGGCAATCACATCACTTTCTCCAATAATGTGATGATCGGCGGCCATGTGGTGATTGGCGATCATGTGATTATCGGCGGTGGCGGCGCTGTGCACCAGTTTGTCCGTGTCGGCCATCATGCCTTTGTCGGCGGGCTGGCGGCTCTGGTCGGCGATCTTATCCCCTATGGTTCGGCAATTGGCGTTCATGCCTGGCTTGGGGGCTTGAATATTATCGGCATGAAGCGCTCCGGCCTTGAACGGGCGGAAATTCACGCACTGCGCCATGCGGTGCCGATGTTGTTTGACCGTTCAAAACCGGTGCGGGAGCGGGCGATTGATGTGCTCGCGGCTTATCCGAAGTCGAAAGCCGTAGCGGATATGATCAGCTTTATTCAGTCTGATGACAATAAACGTTCTTTTTGCACGCCGAAAATGGGTTCTGGCAATATGGCCGGAGTATGA
- a CDS encoding Delta-aminolevulinic acid dehydratase (bhsal07470), whose product MIMKRTIDEITGSSRLRRTRKFGWTRRLVRENRLSADDLVWTVFLCEGKGVREEIPSMPGVYRFSVDVAVEETLRAAGLGIPAVAPFAREPHSVKTEDGAYITNPDNLVNRFARDLKKQTQDIGLITDAALDPYTTHGHDGILRQGEIVNDESVEMIVRAALSQAQAGSDIIAPSDMMDGRVGAIRDALDANGFQDVAIMSYAAKFSSAFYGPYRDAIGTGGLLKGDKNTYYIDHANSGEAIREAGQDLLEGADMLMVKPGLPYLDIIQRFKQAFSVPLFAYQVSGEYAMIAAAAANGWLDRDRVMMETLLAFKRAGCDGILTYFAVDAAKKLQQG is encoded by the coding sequence ATGATAATGAAAAGAACAATAGATGAAATCACCGGCAGCAGCCGCTTGCGCCGCACCCGCAAATTTGGCTGGACACGGCGTCTGGTGCGGGAAAATCGCCTGAGTGCGGATGACCTCGTGTGGACGGTTTTCCTGTGCGAAGGCAAGGGTGTGCGCGAAGAAATTCCTTCCATGCCAGGGGTTTACCGGTTTTCTGTGGATGTTGCAGTGGAAGAAACCCTGCGCGCCGCCGGGCTTGGCATTCCCGCCGTTGCTCCTTTTGCCCGTGAACCTCACAGTGTGAAAACCGAGGATGGTGCCTATATCACCAACCCTGACAACCTGGTCAACCGCTTTGCGCGGGACCTGAAAAAACAGACGCAGGATATCGGTTTGATAACTGATGCCGCCCTTGACCCCTACACAACGCACGGGCATGACGGCATTTTGCGTCAAGGTGAAATCGTCAATGATGAGTCAGTGGAAATGATTGTCCGTGCCGCATTGTCACAGGCGCAGGCCGGCAGCGACATTATTGCTCCGTCCGATATGATGGACGGCAGGGTCGGCGCTATCCGTGACGCGCTTGATGCCAACGGTTTTCAGGATGTGGCGATTATGTCCTATGCGGCCAAATTCTCTTCAGCCTTCTATGGCCCTTATCGTGACGCTATCGGCACGGGCGGCCTGCTCAAAGGCGACAAGAACACTTATTATATCGATCACGCCAACAGCGGCGAGGCTATCCGTGAGGCCGGGCAGGATCTGCTTGAGGGCGCAGATATGCTGATGGTGAAGCCGGGCCTGCCTTATCTTGATATTATTCAGCGGTTCAAACAGGCTTTTTCCGTACCGCTTTTCGCCTATCAGGTTTCAGGAGAATACGCGATGATCGCTGCCGCTGCAGCCAATGGCTGGCTTGACCGCGATCGCGTCATGATGGAAACGCTTCTGGCTTTCAAACGCGCCGGCTGCGATGGCATTCTGACCTATTTCGCCGTCGATGCGGCTAAAAAACTGCAACAAGGATAA